From Neobacillus sp. PS2-9, the proteins below share one genomic window:
- the proC gene encoding pyrroline-5-carboxylate reductase, translating into MNKNIGFIGAGKMAQAMMEGLVTSNVIPKRNIMASAVSEKTIKQVENKYGILTSLNNKEVARFSDILILAVKPDLHELVISEIKEEIQKDAIIVTIAAGITLLDIKQWFGYRVKAVRTMPNTPSLVGEGMSALCPNDVLSEEEIREVEQLFHCFGKSERLEEKLMDAIPAISGSSPAYVYMFIEALADGGVRQGIPRDKAYRLAAQAVLGAAKMVLDTGKHPGELKDNVCTPGGATIEAVAALEKEQFRGAILTAMESCTNKIKNLK; encoded by the coding sequence ATGAATAAAAACATAGGATTTATCGGAGCGGGGAAAATGGCTCAAGCAATGATGGAAGGGTTAGTTACTTCAAATGTAATTCCTAAACGAAACATAATGGCTAGTGCTGTGTCTGAAAAAACCATTAAACAAGTGGAGAATAAATATGGAATCCTCACATCCCTAAATAATAAAGAGGTAGCAAGATTTTCAGATATACTGATCTTAGCAGTTAAACCTGACCTTCATGAATTGGTTATTTCTGAAATTAAAGAAGAAATCCAGAAAGATGCTATTATTGTAACGATTGCAGCGGGCATTACACTTTTAGATATAAAACAATGGTTTGGTTATCGAGTAAAAGCCGTTCGGACAATGCCGAATACCCCATCCCTAGTGGGGGAAGGAATGAGTGCCTTATGTCCAAATGATGTCCTTAGCGAGGAAGAAATCAGAGAAGTGGAGCAATTATTTCACTGTTTTGGTAAAAGTGAGCGCCTAGAGGAAAAACTAATGGATGCCATCCCTGCAATAAGTGGGTCATCACCAGCGTATGTATATATGTTCATAGAAGCCTTGGCTGATGGAGGTGTTAGACAAGGAATTCCAAGAGATAAGGCTTATCGTCTCGCAGCCCAGGCCGTTCTCGGCGCAGCTAAAATGGTTCTTGATACGGGTAAGCATCCTGGAGAACTGAAAGATAATGTTTGTACCCCAGGTGGTGCAACAATCGAAGCTGTTGCTGCTCTCGAAAAAGAACAATTTCGTGGAGCTATCCTTACTGCTATGGAGAGCTGTACAAATAAGATAAAAAATTTAAAGTGA
- a CDS encoding DUF3189 family protein: MIYIYNDYGGTHTTSLAAAYHLKQLPQSERKLTTEEILNVKYFNKLTKEDFGKLIFHGVDEEGHSVYTIGRKRNKYVVPAMKDMSLLLQEKFKFDEKIVFSNTSPTVPFVMSMGGFFSRGIHIDFIGVPLLVRGAKQCCDNIYRLVENTKDIGRTNFSEKVIILENEMYK; encoded by the coding sequence ATGATTTATATTTATAATGATTATGGCGGGACACATACGACTTCATTGGCTGCGGCCTATCACTTAAAGCAATTACCTCAATCTGAACGGAAACTAACAACGGAGGAAATTTTAAATGTAAAATATTTCAACAAATTAACAAAGGAGGATTTTGGAAAACTTATTTTCCACGGGGTTGATGAGGAAGGCCACTCCGTTTATACGATAGGACGGAAAAGAAATAAATATGTTGTTCCAGCAATGAAAGATATGAGTTTATTATTACAAGAGAAATTTAAATTTGATGAAAAAATTGTATTTTCCAATACTTCACCAACCGTTCCCTTTGTTATGTCAATGGGAGGCTTTTTTTCTAGAGGTATACATATTGATTTTATTGGTGTTCCACTATTAGTGAGAGGGGCTAAACAGTGCTGCGATAATATTTATCGGTTAGTAGAAAATACAAAAGATATTGGAAGGACCAATTTTTCAGAGAAAGTGATTATATTGGAAAATGAAATGTATAAGTAG
- a CDS encoding cytidine deaminase — MVKLELIQEANKAREFAYVPYSNFKVGAALLAKDGQVFQGCNIENAAYSMTNCAERTALFKAYSEGVTQFDSLVVVADTEGPVSPCGACRQVISELCDPEMEVVLTNLRGDVQKIQVRDLLPGAFSPKDLQK, encoded by the coding sequence ATGGTAAAATTAGAACTTATCCAAGAAGCGAATAAAGCAAGAGAGTTTGCCTATGTGCCATATTCAAATTTCAAAGTTGGTGCAGCCTTATTAGCAAAAGATGGTCAGGTTTTTCAAGGTTGTAACATTGAGAATGCAGCTTACAGCATGACGAACTGTGCGGAACGAACTGCATTGTTTAAAGCTTACTCAGAGGGTGTTACACAATTTGATTCACTAGTAGTTGTAGCTGATACTGAGGGACCTGTTTCTCCTTGTGGGGCTTGTCGTCAGGTGATTTCTGAGTTATGTGACCCTGAGATGGAAGTTGTTCTTACAAATTTAAGAGGCGATGTCCAAAAAATTCAAGTAAGAGACCTACTTCCAGGGGCATTTTCTCCAAAAGATTTACAAAAGTAA
- a CDS encoding DUF1427 family protein yields MKDVIMALIAGLIVGMLFKFLKLPLPAPPVFSAVVGVFGVYFGGIVLDWITKLVQH; encoded by the coding sequence ATGAAAGATGTTATTATGGCGTTAATTGCTGGTTTAATTGTTGGTATGCTATTTAAGTTTTTAAAATTACCTTTACCTGCACCTCCTGTGTTTTCAGCTGTAGTTGGGGTATTCGGTGTGTATTTTGGTGGTATTGTTTTAGACTGGATTACAAAGTTAGTTCAACATTAA
- the deoC gene encoding deoxyribose-phosphate aldolase, translating into MTQNVVRMIDHTLLKADATKEEIVTLVKEAKEYLFASVCVNPTWVRTAAEMLADTPEVKVCTVIGFPLGASTPETKAFETTNAIENGANEIDMVINIAALKDEQDELVERDIRAVVEAAKGKAIVKVIIETCLLTKEEKVRACELSVKAGADFVKTSTGFSTGGATVEDIRLMRETVGPEIGVKASGGVRSREDALAMVEAGATRIGASSGVSISKGELSYSNY; encoded by the coding sequence ATGACACAAAATGTCGTAAGAATGATTGATCATACATTATTAAAAGCAGACGCAACAAAGGAAGAGATTGTTACATTAGTAAAAGAAGCAAAAGAATATTTATTTGCATCAGTGTGTGTAAACCCAACTTGGGTTCGTACAGCAGCAGAAATGCTTGCAGACACTCCAGAAGTAAAAGTATGTACTGTGATTGGTTTCCCACTGGGAGCATCTACTCCAGAAACAAAAGCTTTTGAAACAACGAACGCTATTGAAAATGGTGCAAATGAAATTGATATGGTTATCAACATTGCTGCGCTTAAAGATGAGCAAGATGAATTGGTTGAGAGAGATATTCGTGCGGTTGTTGAAGCAGCAAAAGGGAAAGCTATAGTAAAGGTCATCATTGAAACCTGTCTGTTAACAAAAGAAGAAAAGGTACGAGCATGTGAGCTATCTGTTAAAGCCGGAGCAGATTTTGTGAAAACATCTACAGGGTTTTCAACAGGTGGAGCAACAGTGGAAGATATCCGTCTTATGAGAGAAACAGTAGGTCCAGAAATCGGTGTAAAGGCATCTGGGGGTGTCCGCAGTCGTGAAGATGCGTTAGCAATGGTGGAAGCAGGAGCTACTCGAATTGGAGCAAGTTCTGGTGTGTCAATTAGTAAAGGTGAGCTTTCTTATAGTAATTATTAA